From the Canis aureus isolate CA01 chromosome 17, VMU_Caureus_v.1.0, whole genome shotgun sequence genome, the window CTTTCCTGAtctctgttgttctttttttttttttttttttctcatcaccaCCGTTTTCCTGATGGCCAACATTCAAGAAGATAATAGTAAAGGGATGATGTCATATGTATCCTAAGACACTTgttttactcttccttttttttttttgtttgtttttttttgttgttgttttactctTCCTTATGTTATGTTCCCTTCTATGGTTGAATTATATATCTAATTAGATTGTGAATTATGTCTTCACTTTTTATCTTctgcagtatttcttttttttttttttttttttttgcagttttatacctttatttgacaatcagcgattagttctcatccacattaacagtctgtagatttttgaaagtggtgacagGTACGTAGGTAACCAGCGtgtagagcttgtttggtgaatcTTCATCCTCGTTACGTTTTCTGGACAACCGCACACGGATACGgtatggaacattccttattcctttggcccagacagctttgttgagcctggtgtcaatgcgcacatctggagttcccatctccttcatggcaAATTTCCGGATCTCTTTGAGTGCCCGAGGGGCACGCTTCTTGAAACCCACTCCATGGATACGTTTGTGAATGTTGATGGTGtattctctggtcactacctcgttGATGGCAGAACGGCCCTTCTTCTTCTCGCCACCCTTCTTTGCGGGAGCCATTCTGCAGGGCCCTAGTTGGAAAGGAAGCTTCTGCAGTATTTCTATCTGTCCTTAGTAAGGATTCCATAAATGATTGTTAAGCCGAATTGAATTTAGACAACAGAGTAAAACAGATACAACTAATCCACTCTAAATATTGCAATAATCTACCAGAgggattaaaatagaaaaaaaaaaaaaaagctatgaacaTGGGGCCTGAATATGCTGTAGCATACATGAAAACATTTCCTGAAATGTGGCAAATTGTCAGTACTGGCAAAGTGAGAAGGTAGGTATATTAATTACAGGGTGA encodes:
- the LOC144287569 gene encoding large ribosomal subunit protein eL31, whose protein sequence is MAPAKKGGEKKKGRSAINEVVTREYTINIHKRIHGVGFKKRAPRALKEIRKFAMKEMGTPDVRIDTRLNKAVWAKGIRNVPYRIRVRLSRKRNEDEDSPNKLYTLVTYVPVTTFKNLQTVNVDEN